A part of Haliotis asinina isolate JCU_RB_2024 chromosome 10, JCU_Hal_asi_v2, whole genome shotgun sequence genomic DNA contains:
- the LOC137298628 gene encoding uncharacterized protein, giving the protein MSVDSGDIAMLVLLDLSAAFDTIDHAMLLSRLEHDYGLNDTVLKWCSSYLTDRKQFVQTNKAMSRSEVLACGVPQGSVLGPILFTMYTRPLGHLISEKHLYSHCTGSGSVKGLTVYLQEMFAHYKPSRKLRSVDQLLLTVPNGVRASKGSKGSNRDLTLIPMLDGRQSKMDTHHMSNTKYLIYRCAKSDLCGGWSDRLKGILMGFYISIATRRNFGIDITSLPCNLTSFLTPNSVPWNEARFEVIRDDRSAGVYNEMGKVSFISKSKTLNFTAWLKHDIAYFLVNLDYVDSLKFNRVHWKEFSWMENKTRDQFFATAYKTLFSLSASLKEALSRFLSRAKPRGSSKLVWAQIRLFKNPSNPNDNKNPRGATMQDVQKIWNFFRNFSDPSAYKIFVTSDSETVMQEARKLFPSQIMESEGKVFHMELGTDRKSRCDGWKKVILDQHVLMSCDVLVLTFSGVGRVAAYVRGTPKGLYCMVEHKLIKCSPSELRPLFNVYG; this is encoded by the exons ATGTCTGTTGATTCTGGAGACATCGCCATGTTAGTCCTGTTAGACCTATCAGCCGCTTTCGACACCATCGACCACGCAATGTTGCTGAGTCGTTTGGAACATGACTATGGCTTGAACGACACTGTCTTGAAGTGGTGTTCATCATACCTTACAGATAGGAAACAGTTTGTCCAAACAAATAAAGCTATGTCCCGTAGTGAAGTCCTGGCCTGTGGTGTCCCTCAAGGGTCCGTGCTAGGTCCGATCCTGTTCACTATGTACACAAGACCTCTGGGACACTTGATATCAGAGAAGCAC CTCTACAGTCACTGCACTGGCTCAGGATCCGTGAAAGGATTGACTGTCTATCTTCAGGAGATGTTTGCCCACTACAAGCCCTCTAGAAAACTCCGATCAGTTGACCAACTGCTGTTGACTGTACCA AATGGCGTAAGAGCATCAAAAGGTTCAAAAGGTTCAAATCGAGACTTGACCTTGATCCCAATGTTGGATGGGAGACAATCCAAGATGGACACTCACCATATGTCAAACACTAAGTATCTTATATACAGGTGTGCTAAATCTGATCTCTGTGGTGGATGGTCCGATAGACTAAAGGGCATTTTAATGGGTTTCTACATCTCCATAGCAACTCGGAGAAACTTTGGTATCGACATTACATCCCTACCGTGTAACCTGACGTCATTCCTAACACCGAATTCTGTTCCCTGGAATGAAGCCAGGTTTGAAGTAATAAGAGATGACAGGTCAGCAGGTGTGTACAATGAGATGGGCAAAGTCAGTTTCATTAGCAAATCGAAAACTCTGAATTTTACCGCCTGGTTGAAACATGACATTGCATATTTTCTTGTCAATTTGGATTATGTTGATTCCCTCAAGTTCAACAGAGTTCATTGGAAAGAATTCTCATGGATGGAAAATAAGACAAGGGACCAATTCTTTGCCACAGCGTACAAGACTCTATTTTCTTTATCAGCATCTTTGAAAGAAGCCTTATCACGGTTTCTATCAAGAGCTAAACCAAGGGGATCATCGAAGCTCGTTTGGGCACAGATTCGACTTTTTAAAAATCCATCAAAtccaaatgacaataaaaatccTAGAGGAGCTACGATGCAAGATGTGCAAAAGATTTGGAACTTCTTTAGAAATTTTAGTGATCCGTCAGCATACAAAATATTTGTCACTTCCGACTCCGAAACTGTCATGCAAGAAGCCCGGAAGTTATTTCCAAGCCAAATTATGGAAAGCGAAGGAAAGGTGTTTCATATGGAACTGGGCACTGATAGAAAATCACGGTGCGATGGATGGAAGAAGGTTATTCTGGACCAGCACGTGCTCATGTCGTGTGACGTTCTGGTGTTGACGTTTAGTGGTGTAGGGCGGGTAGCCGCTTACGTCAGAGGGACGCCGAAAGGCCTTTACTGTATGGTCGAACATAAACTGATCAAGTGTTCGCCCAGCGAACTCCGTCCGCTGTTCAATGTGTACGGATAA